A part of Limihaloglobus sulfuriphilus genomic DNA contains:
- a CDS encoding dockerin type I domain-containing protein codes for MIFLLKVVFCFAALSENKVWWGYEDDNWDAAGNWAAEGSPTLADQVFIDHRPAGTYTYPVLTDLNADAKCAVLKLSQYGSGGRLDITGGKLSVGNLAYIGIGASFACELNISCGELIVANNMFVPYGGETTVTMTGGNVSIGGSLSMMNQTIADGFINLLGGTIEAAALSWPAGIARFGHINIEEGALKINSAADYTAQLQALIDSGDITAYGSGTTRYDWISHPRAAFEIEYKGTSTILTAAIEDVNKAWNPSPADGGSVDTTGENVILTWSPGENTLLADGHDIYLGASFDDVNQAGRAEPEFKSNQTDTGYIPCPQLKANTTYYWRVDQITSSGIVKGNVWSFTTNSLIEDGLYTSAFGYDLNSNIVSTSVFSWYSSSGGQVSGPWLPLEGRENWTGDVLWWKSQIKQMMAANIDVLYVHLIMEHSWHDQNRINLFQALNELRKEGYDVPKVAPFLDPLITWDGAARPYPNLATTAGKDEFAAQYIRFFNQYYSVNEDAYADDYIARIDGRVVLDTWHVHLSTVNTASLTRQDLAQRLSAEFAAEHAIFSSGIYMVGTDGCALSFEDEQVVQFQQHAYFDTTDYNGIRTVQVKGGYWDQNIREPGYWLARSGGTHYKNAWNLVNADSAISRVYIESWNEYDEGSGIYAADCVNSPDLFDGRYYTPGSENDIWSESNDPYEYIKTTAAGAGIFNDTDNYNARILWHNIPDKIRAGEMLTANIIVQNSGDFSWTAANNYKLGQKITEPSEVLFGSNRYLIDDNSDEIGVYAEIFRGRPVIFELQIAAPQQSGVYTAHWQMLREGVLWFGEQLSIDIEVLAKSDLNYDGVVNGGDFKIIADSWLSRQCCPDDISNFDINEDDKINLLDFSVLAQDWLN; via the coding sequence TTGATATTTCTTTTAAAGGTAGTTTTTTGTTTTGCCGCACTATCCGAAAACAAGGTTTGGTGGGGTTATGAAGATGACAACTGGGATGCAGCGGGTAACTGGGCGGCTGAAGGTTCGCCGACTTTGGCTGATCAGGTCTTTATAGACCATCGCCCCGCAGGAACATATACTTATCCCGTTTTAACAGACCTAAACGCTGACGCCAAGTGTGCTGTGCTGAAATTATCGCAGTACGGCAGCGGCGGGCGGCTTGACATTACGGGCGGAAAGCTCTCTGTGGGGAATCTGGCGTATATCGGAATAGGCGCATCATTTGCCTGCGAACTCAACATCAGCTGCGGTGAATTGATTGTAGCCAATAATATGTTTGTCCCGTATGGAGGAGAGACAACCGTCACCATGACCGGCGGCAATGTGTCCATCGGCGGCTCTTTGTCAATGATGAATCAGACCATAGCTGATGGTTTTATCAATCTCTTAGGCGGTACGATAGAAGCGGCCGCACTGAGCTGGCCTGCCGGAATCGCCCGTTTTGGCCATATTAACATTGAAGAAGGCGCGCTGAAAATAAACAGCGCAGCTGACTACACCGCTCAGCTTCAGGCCCTGATAGATTCCGGCGATATAACCGCCTACGGAAGCGGCACCACCCGCTACGACTGGATAAGCCACCCCAGAGCGGCATTTGAAATCGAATATAAGGGCACATCGACTATACTTACCGCCGCGATTGAGGATGTTAATAAGGCGTGGAATCCCTCTCCGGCAGACGGCGGCTCTGTGGACACAACAGGTGAAAATGTAATTCTGACATGGTCGCCGGGAGAGAATACTCTACTGGCAGACGGCCATGATATTTATCTGGGCGCTAGCTTCGATGATGTTAATCAAGCAGGCAGAGCCGAGCCTGAATTTAAATCTAATCAAACCGATACAGGTTACATTCCATGCCCGCAGCTCAAGGCGAACACAACTTATTACTGGCGAGTTGACCAGATCACCTCATCCGGTATTGTAAAAGGGAATGTTTGGAGTTTTACAACAAATAGTTTAATTGAGGATGGATTATATACTTCTGCATTTGGCTATGATCTGAACAGCAATATTGTAAGCACAAGTGTTTTCAGCTGGTATTCATCAAGCGGCGGCCAGGTCAGCGGGCCATGGCTGCCGCTGGAAGGCAGGGAAAACTGGACGGGAGATGTACTCTGGTGGAAAAGTCAGATTAAGCAGATGATGGCGGCCAATATTGATGTTCTCTACGTTCATTTGATAATGGAGCATTCATGGCATGATCAAAATAGAATAAATCTTTTTCAGGCACTCAATGAATTGCGAAAAGAAGGATATGATGTGCCGAAAGTCGCTCCGTTCCTCGATCCTCTCATAACCTGGGACGGGGCAGCGAGGCCCTATCCCAATCTGGCAACAACTGCCGGCAAGGATGAGTTTGCCGCACAGTATATTCGTTTTTTCAATCAGTATTATTCTGTTAATGAGGATGCGTACGCAGATGACTACATAGCCCGAATTGACGGGAGAGTTGTGCTTGATACCTGGCATGTTCATTTGAGCACGGTAAATACGGCTTCTTTAACGAGACAGGATTTGGCACAGAGACTCTCTGCGGAATTTGCAGCTGAGCACGCGATATTCAGCAGCGGGATCTACATGGTTGGAACAGACGGCTGCGCTTTGAGTTTTGAAGATGAGCAGGTAGTCCAGTTCCAGCAGCATGCGTATTTCGACACAACCGATTATAATGGTATCAGAACCGTTCAGGTTAAAGGCGGATACTGGGACCAGAATATTCGCGAGCCGGGTTACTGGCTGGCCCGCAGCGGCGGAACGCATTATAAAAATGCCTGGAATCTGGTCAATGCCGATTCGGCAATAAGCAGAGTATATATCGAAAGCTGGAATGAGTATGACGAGGGCTCGGGTATTTACGCGGCTGATTGTGTAAATTCTCCCGATCTTTTTGATGGAAGGTATTATACGCCCGGTTCGGAAAATGATATCTGGTCCGAAAGTAATGACCCTTATGAATACATAAAAACCACTGCTGCCGGTGCCGGGATTTTCAATGATACAGACAATTACAATGCGCGGATACTCTGGCACAACATACCTGATAAAATTCGGGCAGGGGAGATGCTGACAGCTAACATTATTGTCCAGAACAGCGGAGATTTTTCATGGACAGCGGCCAATAACTACAAATTAGGGCAAAAAATAACCGAACCGTCTGAAGTATTATTCGGCAGCAATCGTTATCTGATTGATGATAATTCAGATGAGATAGGTGTTTATGCCGAGATATTCAGAGGCAGACCTGTTATATTTGAGCTGCAAATAGCCGCTCCCCAGCAAAGCGGAGTTTACACCGCCCACTGGCAAATGCTGCGGGAAGGCGTTTTGTGGTTTGGCGAGCAGTTGTCCATTGATATAGAGGTTCTGGCCAAATCTGATCTTAATTACGACGGCGTGGTAAATGGCGGGGATTTTAAAATCATAGCTGATTCATGGCTGAGCCGGCAATGCTGTCCCGATGACATTAGTAACTTCGATATCAATGAAGACGATAAAATCAACCTGCTTGATTTTTCTGTATTAGCACAGGACTGGCTCAACTAA
- a CDS encoding sulfatase-like hydrolase/transferase has translation MLIKRRNFMKSMGLGAAALGLGQTSSLANISNQTKVPRKKPNVIIVFADQLRKHAVGCYGNDFVRTPNIDALAANGMRFDHGISNCPTCVAARSNLLSGQYARTCAGSRLNEVVSHIGRDDRKKFKDPTLAEEFKKLGYKTAQVGKWHIDTRPSLLGFDESMIVGRIFTKGNFWKNEGQSYDVDGFTADHEIDAVNNFIKENKDEPFFMYYNITSPHMPILDVPYQYSHMYNPSEVPLRQNVWKNGKLPYNEYWFHIYLWLHGWGIDYKPTTAKIPPGFSLRDVAALYYGSVTWVDDLLGSMMNTLKQNGLENDTIIIFSADHGDQLGSHHLWNKARLYEESINIPMIYSCPGRIKKDVNTTQTATLIDVMPTLLSLCGADIPQSVHGQDLTPILKGEKTTLDRDYAFVETSYGKIGIRTPTHLYGASLDKDDREIENIRYKFFDIENDPYEKNNMVNTSAQKGVADELRDKLIAWEKNTPRLEGVKYDPFFYRDNNF, from the coding sequence ATGTTAATTAAACGGCGTAATTTTATGAAGTCTATGGGTTTAGGAGCCGCGGCATTAGGTCTGGGGCAAACCTCATCACTGGCAAATATTTCAAACCAAACAAAAGTTCCCCGAAAAAAACCAAATGTTATAATTGTTTTTGCCGATCAGCTCAGAAAACACGCTGTGGGCTGTTACGGCAATGATTTTGTTCGGACTCCCAATATTGACGCCCTGGCCGCAAACGGAATGCGTTTTGATCACGGCATATCAAACTGTCCGACCTGTGTGGCAGCAAGGTCAAACCTGCTTTCGGGCCAGTATGCCAGGACATGCGCAGGCTCCAGGCTTAATGAAGTCGTTTCGCATATAGGCCGCGATGACCGCAAAAAATTCAAAGACCCCACCCTGGCAGAAGAATTCAAGAAGCTGGGCTATAAAACGGCTCAGGTAGGTAAATGGCACATCGATACCCGCCCGTCACTTCTTGGTTTCGACGAGAGCATGATTGTCGGCAGAATTTTTACTAAAGGAAATTTCTGGAAAAATGAGGGCCAGTCTTATGATGTTGACGGATTTACCGCCGACCATGAGATTGACGCGGTCAATAATTTCATTAAGGAAAACAAGGACGAGCCGTTTTTTATGTACTATAACATAACTTCGCCGCACATGCCGATACTTGATGTTCCGTATCAATACTCCCATATGTACAACCCAAGCGAGGTTCCTTTGAGGCAGAACGTGTGGAAAAACGGAAAACTGCCCTACAATGAATATTGGTTCCACATATACCTTTGGCTTCACGGCTGGGGGATTGATTACAAGCCTACAACAGCTAAAATACCGCCGGGATTCAGCCTTAGAGATGTTGCCGCTCTGTATTACGGTTCGGTTACCTGGGTTGACGACCTGTTGGGCTCTATGATGAACACGTTGAAGCAAAACGGTCTTGAAAATGATACAATTATAATATTTTCAGCGGATCACGGCGACCAGCTGGGCAGCCATCACCTCTGGAATAAAGCCAGACTTTATGAAGAGTCCATAAATATACCCATGATTTACAGCTGTCCGGGCAGAATTAAAAAAGATGTAAATACCACTCAAACAGCGACTCTTATAGATGTGATGCCTACACTGCTTAGTCTCTGTGGGGCGGATATACCGCAAAGTGTCCACGGACAGGATCTTACGCCTATACTGAAAGGCGAGAAAACCACTTTAGACAGGGATTATGCATTTGTAGAAACATCTTATGGTAAAATAGGCATACGCACCCCCACCCATCTTTACGGGGCATCTCTGGACAAAGATGACAGGGAAATAGAAAATATCAGGTATAAATTTTTCGACATTGAGAATGATCCGTATGAAAAGAATAACATGGTAAACACATCTGCCCAGAAAGGCGTGGCAGATGAACTCCGTGACAAACTGATTGCCTGGGAAAAGAATACGCCAAGGCTGGAAGGCGTAAAATATGACCCATTTTTTTACAGAGACAACAACTTTTAG